GTCTTCTTGTGTAACGACAAAGCCTTGGAAGCCAAACGGAGGACGAGGTTCCTGATAAACACTTCCTTCTGAATTTGGAATAGTATCTACAACTGTTTCCCAGGTACGATTATTGGTTTTAAATTGAACATTTGCCAGCTGAGGGAAACGTTCCAGAATCCTGATGCCAATATGATAAATGAGCTGCTGAATCGAACGGTTATTCAGTTCATGGAACACTGTGTTTGCAATATCACTAATTTGTTCTGCTGCTACATATTTTTCTGGATTTGCTCCAGTGGCATCCTCCCAGCGGCTATATTCCCAATCGAAATCCAAGTAGATAAATAGTGGACGATCTTGAGCTTCTGGCAGTGTGGTGTATTCATCTTGAATAAATCCATAAAAAGAGCTTCCTTTAACCTTGATTAACTGGACATCAACTATTCCACTTGAATGCTTGACGATTTTGCTTCCAGTAGGTGTCCTTTTCACTTCGATTGTAGTGGTAGCCCTCTCATTTCTGGAACACCGAAACACAACATCACTATTTTCATGTCCTTCCCCTTTTGGAACAAGTACATGATCGAAGGGAACTTCATTTGCTGTCAATTCCACTGCATCTATGTGGCTATACTTATCAAGGAAGACTTCACATAAGAACTTTAAAAATCCTTCCGCCGTATTTCCTTGATAATTGGCGGCCTGGCGATGAATGATGTTTTTCATGGAATCCGTTGCAATCACCAAGCTATTATCTCCTTCCGTAAAAGAAGATAAGAAAGCTTCCCCTTTCAAAGAAATCTGGCAATTAAATCCAAAAATAGTGTTATCTCTTTCTGTGAAAGCTGATTCCGGTATTTTCCTCAAACCTGTAAGAGGTTGTACAAAAGTCCTATATACAAATACATCCCCTTTACCGTAATACATCGTTCTGTTTTCATTTTGAACTGTCATATTATTCCTCCTCCTATTTAATAAAATCAGATAACCTGTGGCTAGCAATTAAGTGGATTTGCTTGATCGCTTCCTTAAGTTCATTTGCCTGATCCAAACCAATCCTTCTTTTCATCTCTGCCTTTATCAACGTTTTATCGCTGCCACGGACAGCAAATATGAACGGAAATCCAAACTTTTCTTTATACTGATTATTTAACGCATGAAATTCTTCATATTCATCCGGAGAAAGCGAATTCAAACCGGCTTCGGATTGTTCTTTAACTGATGCTTCAGCCATATCAATCCGGGCTGCCAAGTCCGGGTGAGACTTGATTAATTGGAGCTGTTCCGATAATGAGGCATTCTGCACAACTATTTCCATTTTCTCTTTTAGGTCATCTAAGGAAATGAATGGCTGGTAATCCCATGAACGCTCTGCTATCCATGGAGAATGTTCATATACCCAACCTAACTTTTGGATGAATTCCACCTTGTTCAACTCATTTATGCTATTAAGGTCAGATATCAATGCGGGCCCTCCCTTCTTCAGATTATTTTTATAATTCAAAACATTCTTAACTTAATTGAATTATATACGTGCGCTTATTTATAGGTCATTAGCTGAAAAAGCTAATATTTTTCCATCCCCTTTGTGCTTACCGCACTCACCTTTAAAGAACAGGCTATCCTAATAGCTCAGCTTCAGTTGCCAATATTCAAAAAATTGGTTAAATTAGAGAAAAAGGCACAGCGAAGGGGACCTATCATGCATTTAACGATGACTGATGCATTAAAATTACCACAGATCAAACAATGCCAAGTGGTTGCTGGCATTCAGGGACTTAATAGAGAAATAGAATCCATCAATAGCTTTGATGCTCCTGATGTGCTTTCCTGGCTGAAGCCAAATGAATTGATTCTAACAACAGGATACTTATTTCAAGATAATCCGCAACAATTAGACCAATTCGTAATCGAATTAGCAAAAATGAATTGTTCAGGATTGTTCATCAAACAGGAGGAAATTCCGCAAACTACCATCAGCATCGCCAATATGGCCAATTTGCCTATTCTCAGAATCCCCACTGAGTTTTCGCTATCAGATATCATGTCTCCCCTACTTCGTGAAATTGTAACGAGACAGAATGAACAAAAAGAGTCGGGTTATAGTATTGAAGATATTTCAGGAGATGGTGCCGAAAATATAAGTTACGGGACTTTAGGGATGACGGAGGTCAAATCCAGCTTCCCTCAAATTACTGGAGGATACATATGTACTGTTTTACCTTTAACGCTGCAATGGAATCAAAGGAATGATTCCATTGATTATAAACAGCTTATCAAGACAATTGAAACATTAACCGAGCAATATAAAATCGATAAGCTCATAAGGAATATCAAGGGCAGTCTAGTTATCATTTATCTGGATACCATCCCCCTAGGGAACACCCACTTTCATTCACAAGTCACCCAGATAAGCCAACAAATTATCTCCACTTTATCTAAACACCTGCCAATGGAACTTACGCTGGGAGTCGGTAACTATCATACAGGTATTAATAACCTAGCTAATAGCTTACAGGAAGCTTTACAATCTATTGATTTGGGAAAACGATTGAACCCAGGAAAGGAAATTTACAGCTACAAAGAATTAATAATATTTAAAATTTTGCAGTATGCTCCCAAAAATATGCTCATGGATATTGTTACAGGTAATTTAGCACCGCTGAAGGACCATGACGATGAAACCCAGTCTGACCTTATCAAAACCTTGGAGGCATATTTACAATGCAATCTTCGACCTGCTGAAACGGCCAGAAAAATGGGGGTACATCGAAACACTATCCATTTTCGAATAAAAAGCATAAAAAAACTATTGGGAATGGACTTAAGCAATGATGATCTGTTCACTTTAAAACTTGCCCTATATGCCAAACGTCTACTGGATGACCGATAAGAAATAGTCCATACCATATGAAAAACTGCCAGAGAAACCCAATTCCCTGGCAGTTTTTTTTCTTAATTCAGTAACACTTGATTCCCGATTCCTTCAAATCCTGCTTCCTTTACCTAGTCATGTAATAATAACTTCGCAGCTTTTATACTAAACTGCAATTTAAAAGCAATATCCCTCGATTTTAAATCAACTCCCAATAAGTCCTCAATTCTAGACAAACGGAACTTTACAGTATTTCGATGAACATACAAAGCGCGTGCCGCATCTTCTATTCTCCCTCTTGAAAATAGATATGTTTCCAGCGTTTTTAACAACTCCCCCTCATTTTCCCTATCATATACAATAATCGGTTGAATCATGGATAGCACGTATTGGGTTAATGCATCCTTAGGGATTTGATTTATTAAATCTTCAACTTCAATGCTTGCGTAATCATTGATAGTAGTCGGGTTGACCCTCGAGCCAAGTTGAATAGCCTTTTTAGCTTCAATATACCCTTCTTTCATATTGTAGATTTCTTTTTTCACCTTGCTTAAACCCATGGATAGTGAAGTGCCAGGATTATCTTCGGATATAAGACCTTCTAAAACGCCGGCAATTCTTTGAGCCTGCAGAAGTAGGTGTTCATCAGTCACCATTCCTTTTCCTTGTAGGATAATCAATTGACCATCGAAGTCGATATTCCAATACTTAAAATCTTTTTTTTCCGTTTGGTTTAATTTCTCCAACATTCTACCAATTGGAAAGAATGAATCCCCTTCTTCTTTCGTTTCATTTATTAAGAGCAGAATATATGGCCTATCGGGATTAAAGCCAAATTCCTGTAATTGGGGGATAAAAGATGAACTCCTATTTTCCCCATTCAAAAGAGAATGAAAAACTTCAAAACTTCCTTTTCCATTGTTTTTCACTTTTTCCTTATTAACAAGTTCATATGTAAAGCTGAATAATAAGTCGGATAAAGGCATTTCATAAGGAATCTCCAATAATGGGAAATTGTGCTTGTTCGCTTCTTCTACCATTCCAGGAGGGATCGTAGAAAGAAACCTCTTAATCTTGATAGCTAACCCAGCACTTCCTCTTTTCGACAATTCCCTAACAAGATTGATTTGAGCATTCAGGTCATCTTTAAACACATAACCAGTTGTCAGTAGGAGTTCCCCTCGTTTAATCCATGATATATCCGGATGATCCATTATACTTACTGAATTAATTACCCGAGCTAACCCTTGATTTCCTCCAATAACTTCCACTTGGTTTAGGGCAGGAAGCTTCAAAGCTTTTTCGATCGTTAAATACATATTTCTCCCCCTATTCTTCTTAATTATAAACAGAATGAACTTAAAAGAATATTCATATTTTTCCAAAAAATAGTCTTGATTTAGCATTAGGGCGGTGATAATATAAAAACAGATTAATTTTGTAAATGCTGTTTCTTAATAAGCAACAATAAAACCAACCATAGAGAAGCGTTTATAAAACACAAGGAGGCGATTTCATTAAATCAACATAATTAGAAGGCTCTTACTAATTAAAAGGGGGCAATCATGGAAAATTTGAGCAAAGTAAACACGCTATTGTTAGGTTTACAGCATGTTTGTGTAATGTATGGAGGAGCGGTGGCTGTGCCACTAATCGTCGGTCCTGCAATCGGCTTGACACAGGAACAGATCATATACCTGATCTCGTTTGATTTACTCGCATGTGGGATAGTCACCTTGCTTCAAGTTATTGGCGGTAAAGGATTTGGTATAAGGTTACCGGCCTTAATGGCTGTTTCTTTTATCGTGGTTGAGCCAGTAATAGCTATAGGAACAGTCCATAGTATAACCGGGGTTTTAGGAGCAGTTATGGTATCTGGATTAATTGTTGCTATTTTATCAGGAGTAATTGGTAAATTAATACCCTTTTTCCCACCAATTGTTGCAGGGTCCGTCATTTTAATTATAGGCGTATCATTAATGCCAGTTGCCATGAAAAATGCAGCGGGTGGAAGCGGTTCCCCCACCTTTGGAGATCCTATGAATCTAATGCTAGCTTGTTTTACACTACTTTGTTTCCTTCTGTTGAATACACTTACTAAAGGTTTCTTGAAAGCGGTTTCAGTTCTTTTCGCCATGGTTCTTGGTACTATATTGGCTGGTTTCTTAGGTATGGTCGATACCTCTGGATTTACAGAGGCCAGCTGGTTTACAATGGTGACTCCTTTCTATTTTGGGGTACCCACCTTCGACTTTTCATCTATTATCACTATGACAATCATATCTTTAATCATTGCTGTTGAAAGCATAGGCGTCTTTTTGACTCTCGGGGAAGTATGCGGGAAGGAAATAACCGAAAAAGATGTGGAAAAGGGGCTCCGGGCAGAAGGAATTGGGAGCTTCATAAGTGGTATCTTCAACTCTTTTAACCATTCTACCTTCTCACAAAATGTTGGCTTGGTCCTGCTGACAAAGGTAACTCAGCGCTCGGTAGTAGTCACGGCAGGTTGTATTCTAATCATTCTAGCTTTTGTGCCTAAGGTTGCCGGTCTTACGACGATGATCCCTTTACCCGTTCTGGGTGGGGCTATGATACCAATGTTTGGAATGCTTCTATCTGCAGCTTTGGGGATGGTAGCCAAAGCTGATTTGAGCAAACCTTCCAATCAATTGACGATTGCACTTGGAATAGGAGTCGGTCTAGCAATCAAGGGGGTCCCTGAAGCATTTGATAAATTCCCTGAAACAGTCCAATTAATATGTGGAAATGGAGTAGTAATGGGTACAATAACTCTAGTTGTGTTAAATGCCATCCTGAATGGAAAATCAAATCCATCGATTACACACCATCATTCCATACCCGATATTCAACCAAGTATAAGCCAGAATATTAATATACACCCTTAGAAAATAGCGGACAAGGCAAGTCTCTAAGGGTGTATAGTTGGCTAAATTCTCCAACACTTTTAATTATAACCTTATTCAGATAATTTTCAAACAAATAATGCAAGCACCTTGTAACAGCCTATTTAATAGGTAAGCAAGGTGCTTTTTTTCACTCAATTTCAGGGTAAAGCCTGATGGCTTTTCGACTTGTTTCATTTGAAAAACTTCTCGAGAAAAATGTGGAAAAGGATTTTTTTTTGAGTCTAAGGGGTCCCTTAAATTGTAATTTTTTTATAAAGGCTGGTTTTGTAAAGATTGTTGCATAAAATTGAAACTTGGGGTGGTTCTGGAGAGCTTTAAGGTTAACTTGCTTACAAATAGGGGGAGTAGGGGCAGGTCCTGCAAATGTATCCTCGCCAATCATTTTGTTTTTCGCATCCTTTAGAAATTGTTCACATAAATGTTATCCCTGCAGCACCAGTGACAAGTCTGTTTAAGTAAAAGCAACTCCAGTATAGTGTAATCCATGTTCATATAACTCTTGATTGGTCTAAACAGTCATTTTTTCCAAACTTCAAGTATATCAGATCCTACTCGATCCCATTTATATAAAGTAAGGGCAAGTTCCCTGCCCCGTTCGCCCATTTTTTCCATTAGTGATCTGTTTGATAGAATTTCTGTAATCTTTTCTGTAAAACATCCGGGATCTTCTGGATTCTCTACTACAAGCCCATTCTCTCTTATACGAATGACCTCTGGATTTCCGCCTCTTGCCGTTGTTACGATTGGGAGCCCTGCACCCATCGCTTCATAATGGACGCGTGCAAGCGGTTCTTGCCATATTGATGTACACACGAATAAATCAGCGGCAGCAAACCAATTTTGTATTTCACTAGGTGCGACAAAACCAGTTGAAACAACTGGGATAGGCAGCTTTTTTGCCAATGCTCTTACATAAGCTACATAATCAGTTACATCATTTTGGCTGAACCATTTACTTCCTACAATAACTA
This sequence is a window from Brevibacillus sp. JNUCC-41. Protein-coding genes within it:
- a CDS encoding nucleobase:cation symporter-2 family protein, with amino-acid sequence MENLSKVNTLLLGLQHVCVMYGGAVAVPLIVGPAIGLTQEQIIYLISFDLLACGIVTLLQVIGGKGFGIRLPALMAVSFIVVEPVIAIGTVHSITGVLGAVMVSGLIVAILSGVIGKLIPFFPPIVAGSVILIIGVSLMPVAMKNAAGGSGSPTFGDPMNLMLACFTLLCFLLLNTLTKGFLKAVSVLFAMVLGTILAGFLGMVDTSGFTEASWFTMVTPFYFGVPTFDFSSIITMTIISLIIAVESIGVFLTLGEVCGKEITEKDVEKGLRAEGIGSFISGIFNSFNHSTFSQNVGLVLLTKVTQRSVVVTAGCILIILAFVPKVAGLTTMIPLPVLGGAMIPMFGMLLSAALGMVAKADLSKPSNQLTIALGIGVGLAIKGVPEAFDKFPETVQLICGNGVVMGTITLVVLNAILNGKSNPSITHHHSIPDIQPSISQNINIHP
- a CDS encoding PucR family transcriptional regulator; the protein is MYLTIEKALKLPALNQVEVIGGNQGLARVINSVSIMDHPDISWIKRGELLLTTGYVFKDDLNAQINLVRELSKRGSAGLAIKIKRFLSTIPPGMVEEANKHNFPLLEIPYEMPLSDLLFSFTYELVNKEKVKNNGKGSFEVFHSLLNGENRSSSFIPQLQEFGFNPDRPYILLLINETKEEGDSFFPIGRMLEKLNQTEKKDFKYWNIDFDGQLIILQGKGMVTDEHLLLQAQRIAGVLEGLISEDNPGTSLSMGLSKVKKEIYNMKEGYIEAKKAIQLGSRVNPTTINDYASIEVEDLINQIPKDALTQYVLSMIQPIIVYDRENEGELLKTLETYLFSRGRIEDAARALYVHRNTVKFRLSRIEDLLGVDLKSRDIAFKLQFSIKAAKLLLHD
- the uraD gene encoding 2-oxo-4-hydroxy-4-carboxy-5-ureidoimidazoline decarboxylase — encoded protein: MISDLNSINELNKVEFIQKLGWVYEHSPWIAERSWDYQPFISLDDLKEKMEIVVQNASLSEQLQLIKSHPDLAARIDMAEASVKEQSEAGLNSLSPDEYEEFHALNNQYKEKFGFPFIFAVRGSDKTLIKAEMKRRIGLDQANELKEAIKQIHLIASHRLSDFIK
- the pucL gene encoding factor-independent urate hydroxylase, with the translated sequence MTVQNENRTMYYGKGDVFVYRTFVQPLTGLRKIPESAFTERDNTIFGFNCQISLKGEAFLSSFTEGDNSLVIATDSMKNIIHRQAANYQGNTAEGFLKFLCEVFLDKYSHIDAVELTANEVPFDHVLVPKGEGHENSDVVFRCSRNERATTTIEVKRTPTGSKIVKHSSGIVDVQLIKVKGSSFYGFIQDEYTTLPEAQDRPLFIYLDFDWEYSRWEDATGANPEKYVAAEQISDIANTVFHELNNRSIQQLIYHIGIRILERFPQLANVQFKTNNRTWETVVDTIPNSEGSVYQEPRPPFGFQGFVVTQEDVKQKKAADSTVGVSR
- a CDS encoding PucR family transcriptional regulator, whose product is MHLTMTDALKLPQIKQCQVVAGIQGLNREIESINSFDAPDVLSWLKPNELILTTGYLFQDNPQQLDQFVIELAKMNCSGLFIKQEEIPQTTISIANMANLPILRIPTEFSLSDIMSPLLREIVTRQNEQKESGYSIEDISGDGAENISYGTLGMTEVKSSFPQITGGYICTVLPLTLQWNQRNDSIDYKQLIKTIETLTEQYKIDKLIRNIKGSLVIIYLDTIPLGNTHFHSQVTQISQQIISTLSKHLPMELTLGVGNYHTGINNLANSLQEALQSIDLGKRLNPGKEIYSYKELIIFKILQYAPKNMLMDIVTGNLAPLKDHDDETQSDLIKTLEAYLQCNLRPAETARKMGVHRNTIHFRIKSIKKLLGMDLSNDDLFTLKLALYAKRLLDDR